In a single window of the Etheostoma spectabile isolate EspeVRDwgs_2016 chromosome 3, UIUC_Espe_1.0, whole genome shotgun sequence genome:
- the rap1gap2a gene encoding rap1 GTPase-activating protein 2a isoform X7 — protein MLERMQVPKAEETKRWKDDYIPYPRIEDVLEKGGPYPQVILPQFGGYWIEDVEAPAGTPSSSESSFCEEEEGGEGMSPGGGHNYRLECNSTARAYRKHFLGNEHMNYYCTGSSIGHLIMSLKHEEAEGQEFLRIMLRSRIKTVHDRISLAGINQLPSVPQIAKLLCDDATGLKFNPVLYPRGSQLIVAYDEHEVNNTFKFGVIYQKFGQTSEEELFGNNEETPAFKEFLSTLGDNMELQDFKGFRGGLDVSHGQTGSESVYTVFRQREIMFHVSTKLPFTEGDVQQLQRKRHIGNDIVATVFQEEPTPFVPDMIASNFLHAYVLVQVENPCTEQTTYKVSVTAREDVPPFGPPLPNPAVFRKGPEFRDFLLTKLINAENACYKSDKFAKLEGRTRAALLDNLHDELHRQSQAMLGLGQAGEEDKLENGGHGGLLESFKRAMRVRSHSMETMVGSHRHRSPGVGGGVPASVSGGGLPQSTSECTKSTFTPPVLSAKSPLKSPVKRRSGLFPRLHSSTESPSDKHTRSEQKPADIYQLSQEVRSETLSNPSSPEICPNKERPFIKLKECGSSRPNISRSSSSTSSFSSTTGETEALEELETASHPSIASSSAFSPSLSVDSQGSGTPVIMCRSPTDVKSKTSPRSNLKFRFDKMSHSSTTSE, from the exons GTCCCTAAAGCTGAAGAGACCAAAAGATGGAAG GATGACTATATCCCCTACCCACGGATAGAAGAT GTACTGGAGAAAGGTGGTCCATACCCCCAGGTAATCCTGCCACAGTTTGGTGGTTACTGGATTGAAGATGTGGAGGCACCAGCAGGGACCCCCTCTTCCTCAGAGTCCAGTTTCtgtgaggaagaggaaggcggGGAGGGCATGAGCCCTGGTGGGGGACACAACTACCGCCTGGAGTGTAATAGCACAGCACGCGCATACCGGAAGCATTTCCTAGGCAAT GAACACATGAACTATTACTGCACGGGCAGCAGCATAGGCCACCTCATCATGTCTCTGAAACATGAAGAGGCTGAGGGACAGGAGTTCCTACGCATCATGCTCAG gtcAAGGATCAAAACAGTCCATGACAGGATCTCGTTAGCGGGCATCAACCAGCTGCCTAGTGTACCCCAGATTGCCAAG ctTCTGTGTGACGATGCCACAGGGCTGAAGTTCAACCCGGTCCTCTACCCTCGG GGATCCCAGTTGATAGTGGCTTATGATGAACACGAGGTGAACAACACATTCAAATTTGGAGTCATCTACCAGAAGTTTGGACAG ACATCAGAGGAAGAGTTGTTTGGGAACAATGAGGAGACGCCAGCTTTCAAAGAGTTTCTCAGTACCCTGGGTGACAATATGGAACTTCAAGACTTTAAAGG GTTCCGTGGTGGGCTGGATGTTTCCCACGGACAGACAGGGTCTGAATCTGTCTACACTGTcttcagacagagagagattatGTTCCATGTGTCAACCAAGCTTCCCTTTACTGAAGGAGACGTCCAGCAG ctccagAGGAAAAGACACATAGGAAACGACATCGTGGCCACAGTCTTCCAGGAAGAGCCCACACCATTTGTTCCGGACATGATCGCCTCCAATTTCCTGCATGCTTACGTGCTGGTGCAGGTTGAGAACCCCTGTACAGAACAGACAACATACAAG GTGTCTGTAACAGCGAGGGAGGATGTGCCTCCTTTTGGACCCCCTCTACCGAACCCAGCTGTCTTTAGGAAG gGTCCTGAGTTTCGAGACTTCCTGCTGACAAAGTTGATCAATGCTGAAAATGCCTGCTACAAATCCGACAAATTTGCCAAACTAGAG GGGCGAACGCGAGCTGCGCTGCTGGACAACCTCCACGATGAGTTGCACAGACAGAGCCAGGCCATGCTGGGTCTGGGCCAGGCGGGAGAGGAGGACAAGCTGGAGAACGGGGGACACGGGGGTCTGCTAGAGTCCTTCAAG AGAGCCATGCGTGTCAGGAGCCACTCCATGGAGACCATGGTAGGGTCCCACCGTCACAGGAGCCCCGGGGTGGGAGGTGGGGTGCCCGCCAGCGTGAGTGGAGGAGGGCTACCGCAAAGCACCAGCGAATGCACAAAGAGCACCTTCACT CCTCCTGTGTTGTCAGCCAAGTCTCCTCTGAAGAGCCCAGTAAAACGGCGCTCAGGCCTCTTCCCTCGTCTCCACTCCAGCACAGAATCCCCATCGGACAAACATACACGCAG TGAACAAAAGCCTGCAGATATCTACCAGCTCTCCCAGGAAGTGAGGTCAGAGACATTATCCAATCCCAGCTCACCTGAGATCTGCCCCAACAAAGAGAG GCCGTTCATCAAGCTGAAAGAGTGCGGCAGCAGCAGACCTAACATCTCTCGTTCTTCATCCAGCACCAGCAGCTTCAGCAGTACCACAGGAGAAACAGAAGCTCTTGAAGAACTGGAGACA GCCAGCCATCCCTCTATAGCGTCCTCTTCTGCCTTTAGTCCTTCCCTCAGTGTCGACAGCCAGGGATCAGGTACCCCTGTCATCATGTGCCGCAGTCCAACAG ATGTGAAAAGTAAGACGTCACCAAGGTCAAATTTGAAGTTCCGTTTTGACAAAATGAGCCACTCATCCACAACT TCCGAGTAG